From Oxyura jamaicensis isolate SHBP4307 breed ruddy duck chromosome 19, BPBGC_Ojam_1.0, whole genome shotgun sequence, the proteins below share one genomic window:
- the CUEDC1 gene encoding CUE domain-containing protein 1 isoform X2, producing MTSLFRRSSSNGGSRGGSSAQELNNSRPARQVRRLEFNQAMEDFKTMFPNMDYDIIECVLRANNGAVDATIDQLLQMNLDSSGCDDSSDSEDSIPPEILERTLEPDSSDEEPPPVYSPPAYESQALGTRCPRAPPTPPPRTDVPGPGSTQLPSRYRNWNPPLLGNLPEDFLRILPQQAPRAQGSPGCRQPVPRGLSPRGQGSLEQERRWKQYLEDERIALFLQNEEFMKELQRNRDFLLALERDRLKYESKKSKSSSAAVSNDFGFSSVISGDAAPPVTSEAGSAVSDDALFRDKLKHMGKSTRKKLFELARAFSEKTKMRKSKRKHLLKHQVLGTAASTANLLDDVEGHSCDEDFQARRQQLQEEEETPKEGQ from the exons ATGACGAGCCTCTTCCGACGCAGCAGCAGCAACGGCGGGTCGCGCGGCGGCTCCTCAGCGCAGGAGCTCAACAACAGCCGCCCCGCCAGGCAGGTCCGCCGGCTGGAGTTCAACCAGGCCATGGAGGACTTCAAGACCATGTTCCCCAACATGGACTACGACATTATCGAGTGCGTCCTGAGGGCCAACAACGGCGCCGTGGACGCCACCATCGACCAGCTCCTGCAGATGAACTTGGACAGCAGCGGCTGCGACGACAGCTCGGACTCGGAGGACAGCATCCCCCCCGAG ATCCTGGAGCGGACCCTGGAGCCGGACAGCTCGGATGAGGAGCCCCCCCCCGTGTACTCCCCCCCTGCCTACGAGAGCCAGGCGCTGGGCACCCGCTGCCCCCGCGCGCCCCCCACGCCGCCGCCCAG GACGGATGTGCCAGGGCccggcagcacccagctgcccaGCCGCTACAGGAACTGGAACCCGCCGCTCCTGGGCAACCTCCCCGAGGATTTCCTGCGcatcctgccccagcaggcGCCCCGTGCCCAG ggCTCTCCAGGCTGCCGGCAGCCCGTGCCGAGGGGGCTCAGCCCGCGGGGCCAGGGCTccctggagcaggagaggaggtggaagcagTACCTGGAGGACGAGCGGATCGCGCTCTTCCTGCAGAACGAGGAGTTCATGAAGGAGCTACAGAGGAACAGGGATTTCCTGCTGGCCCTGGAGAGAG accgATTGAAATACGAGTCAAAAAAGTCCAAGTcgagcagtgctgctgtcagcaACGATTTTGGTTTCTCCTCCGTAATATCAG GTGATGCAGCCCCCCCCGTAACCAGCGAGGCCGGCAGTGCCGTGTCCGACGATGCCTTATTCAGAGACAAATTGAAACACATGGGAAAGT CAACCCGCAAGAAGCTGTTTGAACTTGCCAGAGCCTTCTCTGAGAAGACGAAGATGAGGAAGTCgaaaagaaaacacttgttGAAGCACCAGGT gctggggacagcagcttCCACGGCAAATCTTCTCGACGATGTCGAAGGACACTCGTGCG ATGAAGACTTCCAAGCAcggaggcagcagctccaggaggaggaggagacgcCAAAGGAAGGGCAGTAA
- the CUEDC1 gene encoding CUE domain-containing protein 1 isoform X1, whose protein sequence is MTSLFRRSSSNGGSRGGSSAQELNNSRPARQVRRLEFNQAMEDFKTMFPNMDYDIIECVLRANNGAVDATIDQLLQMNLDSSGCDDSSDSEDSIPPEILERTLEPDSSDEEPPPVYSPPAYESQALGTRCPRAPPTPPPRTDVPGPGSTQLPSRYRNWNPPLLGNLPEDFLRILPQQAPRAQGSPGCRQPVPRGLSPRGQGSLEQERRWKQYLEDERIALFLQNEEFMKELQRNRDFLLALERDRLKYESKKSKSSSAAVSNDFGFSSVISGDAAPPVTSEAGSAVSDDALFRDKLKHMGKSTRKKLFELARAFSEKTKMRKSKRKHLLKHQVLGTAASTANLLDDVEGHSCGKKRRAVPCHACWAQPSRLGSLGGS, encoded by the exons ATGACGAGCCTCTTCCGACGCAGCAGCAGCAACGGCGGGTCGCGCGGCGGCTCCTCAGCGCAGGAGCTCAACAACAGCCGCCCCGCCAGGCAGGTCCGCCGGCTGGAGTTCAACCAGGCCATGGAGGACTTCAAGACCATGTTCCCCAACATGGACTACGACATTATCGAGTGCGTCCTGAGGGCCAACAACGGCGCCGTGGACGCCACCATCGACCAGCTCCTGCAGATGAACTTGGACAGCAGCGGCTGCGACGACAGCTCGGACTCGGAGGACAGCATCCCCCCCGAG ATCCTGGAGCGGACCCTGGAGCCGGACAGCTCGGATGAGGAGCCCCCCCCCGTGTACTCCCCCCCTGCCTACGAGAGCCAGGCGCTGGGCACCCGCTGCCCCCGCGCGCCCCCCACGCCGCCGCCCAG GACGGATGTGCCAGGGCccggcagcacccagctgcccaGCCGCTACAGGAACTGGAACCCGCCGCTCCTGGGCAACCTCCCCGAGGATTTCCTGCGcatcctgccccagcaggcGCCCCGTGCCCAG ggCTCTCCAGGCTGCCGGCAGCCCGTGCCGAGGGGGCTCAGCCCGCGGGGCCAGGGCTccctggagcaggagaggaggtggaagcagTACCTGGAGGACGAGCGGATCGCGCTCTTCCTGCAGAACGAGGAGTTCATGAAGGAGCTACAGAGGAACAGGGATTTCCTGCTGGCCCTGGAGAGAG accgATTGAAATACGAGTCAAAAAAGTCCAAGTcgagcagtgctgctgtcagcaACGATTTTGGTTTCTCCTCCGTAATATCAG GTGATGCAGCCCCCCCCGTAACCAGCGAGGCCGGCAGTGCCGTGTCCGACGATGCCTTATTCAGAGACAAATTGAAACACATGGGAAAGT CAACCCGCAAGAAGCTGTTTGAACTTGCCAGAGCCTTCTCTGAGAAGACGAAGATGAGGAAGTCgaaaagaaaacacttgttGAAGCACCAGGT gctggggacagcagcttCCACGGCAAATCTTCTCGACGATGTCGAAGGACACTCGTGCGGTAAGAAacgccgtgccgtgccgtgccatgcgTGTTGGGCTcagcccagcagg CTGGGGAGCCTCGGGGGTTCATAG